The following proteins are encoded in a genomic region of Debaryomyces hansenii CBS767 chromosome G complete sequence:
- a CDS encoding DEHA2G21318p (similar to CA1197|CaIFG1 Candida albicans CaIFG1), translating into MSAVSRKQIFNLISPVFYKVLVNIISEMANSTEIVIVGAGVVGLSTALAISENSPSRRRITIIADHFPDDAIYEPEYTSPWAGAHFRPFPSKNEQEAREFKLTRITQSYFKELAKTNPESSIKFVKGIEYFEEPDSFYRNISKGYREGIDNFEVLEKDQLPDGVKIGTSYDTWVLNAPMYIQFLQRKLRFEYDIKFLKKRINSLKEVNKYVKKNPIIINCSGRGLKYEGGYDEDSFPIRGQTLLINPPTENPYTEETITHQSSDGLWTFCINRPLNGGTIIGGTKQVNDFTDVPKDEDTKELISRGSKLFPELMKIDENGKKYFDIVRINVGFRPARKNGLNLTIEKHAENIVINAYGAGGMGYELSYGIGFTVNSNLANILHSKSKL; encoded by the coding sequence ATGAGCGCCGTAAGTCGTaaacaaattttcaatttaatttcCCCAGTGTTTTATAAAGTTCTTGTGAACATAATCAGTGAAATGGCGAACTCTACTGAGATAGTTATAGTGGGAGCTGGTGTTGTTGGGTTATCAACGGCATTGGCCATAAGTGAGAATCTGCCAAGTCGTCGTAGAATAACCATTATTGCAGATCATTTTCCTGATGACGCAATATATGAACCTGAATATACCTCGCCTTGGGCAGGAGCCCACTTTAGACCGTTCCCCAGTAAAAATGAACAAGAAGCAAGGGAATTCAAATTGACTAGAATTACACAATcttatttcaaagaattagCTAAAACAAATCCAGAgtcatcaataaaatttgttaaagggatcgaatattttgaagagcCGGATTCTTTTTATAGAAACATTTCAAAAGGCTATAGGGAAGGAATTGATAACTTTGAAGTGTTAGAGAAAGATCAGCTACCTGATGGTGTTAAAATAGGGACTTCCTATGATACATGGGTGCTCAATGCCCCAATGTATATTCAGTTTTTGCAAAGGAAATTGCGGTTTGAATATGATATCAAGTTTTTAAAAAAGAGAATAAATTCCTTGAAAGAAGTTAACAAATATGTTAAGAAAAACCCcattataattaattgttcAGGTCGAGGTTTGAAATATGAAGGTGGCTATGATGAAGATAGTTTTCCAATTAGAGGGCAAACTTTATTGATTAATCCACCTACTGAGAATCCATATACTGAAGAGACTATAACCCATCAGCTGAGCGACGGATTATGGACGTTTTGTATAAATCGGCCGTTGAATGGAGGTACAATTATTGGCGGTACTAAACAGGTTAATGATTTTACAGATGTTCCAAAAGATGAAGACACCAAGGAATTAATTAGTAGAGGCAGTAAATTATTCCcagaattaatgaaaatagaTGAGAACggaaagaaatattttgatattgtaAGAATTAATGTGGGATTCAGACCGGCCAGGAAGAATGGGTTAAATCTTACAATTGAGAAGCATGCTGAGAACATTGTCATCAATGCTTATGGCGCTGGTGGAATGGGCTACGAATTATCGTACGGGATCGGTTTTACAGTTAACCTGAACTTGGCGAATATTTTACACTCGAAgtcaaaattataa
- a CDS encoding DEHA2G21384p (similar to uniprot|P41695 Saccharomyces cerevisiae YGR188C BUB1 Protein kinase) has translation MSSQTDASLIEHDKENIQPLPEGRSASKLALNFKNASKSVLKYKEQQQKRKEQFELQLENSEELDDPLQVFLDYINWTHDTFPQGSNTESGLLALLERCTSCFRDVAHYKNDPRYLKVWLEYTNYSDSPKDIFVYLAKKEIGTELALYYEEFAKYLELNEKFQDATQIYEMGVEYKARPLVRLERSFMQFNERMHDPARRTDRGESSIKNVLAVKRGDSAVPIGMTDAQATRKRPKLQVFVEDEDKNQDILNTLFDGSANPPELGPIKTRVKENILTSKPWCGETIKQKLEPTKPESKITVFKDVAHDTDGAVPIQTIEEDENGLMHTLIRHPGKNQEKVSLNMDLLYPEQGDEYCLDEILALTRKLSKVSLGYEEQQNLIPEEKTPLKPHNNIVDESTFSKDITFTIPLKDGGLHEDDDTHLPFKHRPNSPTMTMFSRMATNEVLTMFNDAGQNLNTDDEEEKTEGENTTNFDGFVTETIHAIKPEEKELKQQISNETGHSNEGNLEKTITPTRDTNVQGDSVQSSPFIERPSSSVIDKESNIFDPVDESLRERLLDDLATPISSYSGFCNYCYTKINKIKRFHEITNNKTKIITKGSKNSIIDYCGDEIYCLRYELGHGGYGVVYLVETEMGKLKALKVESPSSKWEYYILTQIHQRLTIFDCDIREMIVKPEALFFFQDESYLLMNYVNQGTILDVVNIYKNRGSTVDEVLCIYLTVELLKIIEVLHSIGIIHGDLKSDNCMIRFSHSKEWSDTYSRYGSDGWFNKSITLIDFGRAIDMTLFNQNAQFVSNWETDQQDCPQMNKHEPWSFEADYYGLASIIYTMLFGKYIEIKESTTGSVFLSHTLKRYWQLDLWNPLFNLLLNPYSRSDDSNIKLPITEELKFQRHRLENWLDANGSKKNLKSSIHDIEEELNNDNKKLFNSLR, from the coding sequence ATGCTGAGCCAAACAGATGCTTCGCTTATAGAACATGATAAAGAGAATATACAGCCTTTACCCGAGGGGAGGTCAGCTTCTAAATTAGCattgaatttcaaaaacgCATCAAAATCGGTACTTAAGTACAaagaacaacaacaaaaaagaaaagaacaATTTGAGTtacaattagaaaattcagaagaattagatgaTCCATTACAGGTATTCTtagattatataaattggACTCATGATACATTTCCTCAAGGCTCCAATACTGAGAGTGGATTATTGGCTTTATTGGAAAGATGTACTTCATGCTTTCGAGACGTAGCACATTACAAGAATGACCCACGGTATTTGAAAGTATGGTTGGAATATACCAACTACTCCGATTCTCCGAaagatatttttgtttacttGGCCAAAAAGGAAATAGGCACCGAATTAGCATTGtattatgaagaatttgcaaaatACTTGGAGCTTAATGAGAAGTTTCAAGATGCAACTCAGATATATGAAATGGGGGTTGAATATAAGGCAAGGCCTTTGGTTCGACTTGAACGATCATTTATGCAATTCAACGAAAGAATGCATGATCCGGCCAGGAGAACAGATCGAGGTGAATCGTCCATAAAAAATGTTCTCGCTGTGAAGAGAGGAGATTCAGCTGTTCCAATTGGAATGACGGATGCCCAAGCAACAAGAAAGAGACCCAAATTGCAAGTGTTCGTGGAAGACGAGGACAAGAACCAGGACATTTTGAACACTCTATTTGATGGGCTGGCCAATCCACCTGAACTTGGGCCTATTAAAACAAGGGTAAAAGAAAACATCTTAACATCAAAGCCATGGTGCGGTGAAACTATCAAGCAGAAGTTAGAGCCAACCAAACCTGAGTCTAAGATCACAGTATTCAAAGATGTTGCCCATGATACAGATGGCGCAGTACCTATACAAACAATCGAAGAAGACGAAAACGGATTAATGCATACTTTAATAAGACACCCAGGAAAAAACCAAGAAAAAGTTAGTTTAAATATGGATTTATTATATCCAGAACAGGGAGACGAATATTGCTTGGATGAGATTTTAGCCCTAACCAGAAAGCTAAGTAAAGTTTCATTAGGCTACGAAGAGCAGCAAAATTTAATACCTGAAGAAAAAACACCACTTAAGCCGCATAATAACATAGTAGATGAAAGTACTTTCTCTAAGGATATTACTTTCACAATTCCGTTGAAAGATGGAGGTCTTCATGAGGACGATGATACTCATTTACCTTTTAAACACAGACCGAATTCACCTACAATGACGATGTTTTCTCGTATGGCAACTAATGAAGTACTCACTATGTTTAATGATGCAGGTCAGAATTTGAATACAGATGACGAGGAGGAAAAAACTGAAGGTGAAAATACTACGAATTTTGATGGATTTGTCACAGAAACAATTCATGCAATAAAACCcgaagaaaaagaattaaaacaacaaatttcaaatgaaacaGGACATTCTAATGAAGGAAATTTGGAGAAGACTATAACACCTACGAGGGATACTAATGTCCAGGGAGATAGTGTTCAGAGTTCCCCCTTTATAGAGAGACCCTCATCCTCAGTAATAGATAAGGAACTGAATATATTTGACCCAGTAGACGAGTCTTTAAGGGAACGATTACTAGACGATTTGGCGACACCCATATCTTCGTATTCTGGgttttgcaattattgCTATACCAAGATTAATAAGATAAAGAGATTTCACGAGATAACAAACAATAAAACTAAAATAATTACTAAAGGTTctaaaaattcaataattgacTATTGTGGGGATGAGATTTATTGCTTAAGATATGAGTTGGGGCATGGCGGATACGGTGTAGTTTATCTCGTTGAAACGGAAATGGGGAAGTTAAAGGCATTGAAGGTGGAGTCTCCATCATCAAAATGGGAGTATTATATTCTAAcccaaattcatcaaagaCTAACTATATTTGATTGTGATATTAGGGAAATGATAGTCAAACCCGAGGCactcttcttctttcagGATGAAAGTTacttattaatgaattatgtGAACCAAGGCACTATTTTGGATGtggtaaatatttataaaaacAGAGGATCAACTGTTGATGAAGTGTTGtgtatatatttaacaGTCGAATTGTTAAAAATTATCGAAGTTCTCCATAGCATAGGTATTATTCATGGTGATCTAAAATCTGATAACTGCATGATCAGGTTTAGCCATTCCAAGGAGTGGAGTGACACTTACAGCCGTTACGGAAGTGATGGCTGGTTTAATAAAAGCATAACCTTGATAGATTTTGGAAGAGCCATAGATATGACATTATTCAACCAAAATGCCCAATTCGTTTCCAACTGGGAAACGGACCAGCAGGATTGCCCACAGATGAATAAGCATGAACCTTGGAGCTTTGAAGCGGACTACTACGGCCTCGCCAGTATTATTTATACCATGCTATTTGGAAAGTATATAGAGATCAAAGAATCTACCACTGGTAGCGTATTTCTCAGTCATACTCTAAAGAGGTACTGGCAACTTGACTTGTGGAATCCATTATTCAACTTGTTGCTTAATCCATATTCTCGATCAGACGATTCTAATATCAAATTACCGATTACAGAGGAACTCAAGTTCCAAAGGCATCGCCTTGAGAATTGGTTGGATGCTAACGGCTCAAAAAAGAATCTTAAGAGCTCAATACACGATATCGAAGaggaattgaataatgataataagaaGTTGTTCAATAGCCTTCGTTAG
- a CDS encoding DEHA2G21340p (similar to uniprot|Q12674 Saccharomyces cerevisiae YMR162C DNF3 Non-essential P-type ATPase): MSQTGRSDNPTLDVPRAPHARRKRGLSLRSQLFNKTLIQSQPTNQTTNLNPFARKNGTHAQTIDQQHSSNEWEGTSRQTDSKVNDSGIIPPQINIDEPVEDADFKSNSPYIISQVQLSNSTVHSTINSSRSDEARRLLFEKRKNARRNIAIKLLIKVKNRLLGINNLEPTGYGRIIPLSVNRCNLNSDFQDEYYDGYHKSLIDERNGEPYCNNVVTSAKYNAFTFLPKQLKAQFSKIANCYFMVVAIMQMIPTWSTTGQYTTIVPLLIFMSISIAREGFDDWKRHLNDKEENNKKTTVVREDEDLNNFDTHSIATIMTETLPVNNAEGNNIFLSSRSSVSHSELTPSYTDIDLLKKYNLKEHTTRWKNVKVGDILKIHENEWFPADVVLLATSEESQEAYVETMALDGETNLKSKRPHNELSKRISKVTGLKNTRALFTVEDPNTDLYNFEGQLTMDEETFALGSDNIAYRGSILRNTKSALGIVTFTGEETKIRMNNIKNPRTKAPKLQKNINYIVIFMVCVVVLLSAFSTMAQRLLYKENKNKAWYLYGQDAGVAPTLMGFIIMYNTLIPLSLYVTMEIIKVMQLCLVQYDIDMYHVESNTPADAKTATILEELGQVSYIFSDKTGTLTDNIMIFRKFSVCGVSWLHDLDVKAGITGDDVQTKRKDDSMLHSPTKSRFQTTIKETSQMDKKSSFSSALEYQPRRSTTSIARDSLDIKSFESNWRSSAFPAKCQDLQNSLALLRYIQSHPHTLFAKKAKFFLLSIALCNTCLPKRKHKSRSRDESSDYFLDDDNIKDENLEYQASSPDELALVQAARDLGFVVFNRQNNQLIIKSYPDGFEADPIMETYEVLDVIEFSSARKRMSVVVKFPEGRICIVCKGADNIILEKLRNSDLAKSKAKEISFNSADRKTQEADAVLQTKFSNEIESRNSISSLKRSLHMRGNTEPNILASIDNYLINNEEYEIDDIASKSRKSLHEQQAKRYSIDVTSHGNLDVSPVQIPKVKSLKQFIPNDKLLVNDGFIFEKTLEHIEEFSTEGLRTLLYAFRWLDKTEYEDWSKEYIEAKTALSDRAGKVEDVGGRIENNFELCGATAIEDKLQNGVSEAIDKLRRAGIKMWMLTGDKRETAINIGYSCRLIKDYSTVVVLSLDVGREALSQLVMSTIHDIQGGRIAHCVAVIDGATLADIESDPNLMASFIDLCVQTDSTICCRASPSQKANMVSAVRNLKKDAVTLAIGDGANDIAMIQSADIGVGITGREGLQAARSADYAVAQFRFLLNLLLVNGRYNYVRTAKFVLCTFYKELFFYLTQAIYQRNTLFSGSSMYESWSLSMFNTLFTSLPVLCVGMFDKDLKPATLLAVPELYAKGRLYQAFNLKIFISWMVLATLQSVGVSFIAYYVWGFTALEDNTTFPLGNLVFSALIIVINAKCELIEMQNRQWLAFAAFIISVGGYGLWNVLIMALYRTKDSTIYFVAYGLMTFGRDQSWWASLLLLATIPLLFDILFKVFKFIFNPSDDELFKLFEKDIEMRRFFEEESYEELHQGWTFVKEESIWKRRAVLIWKAICQRFKLSSDETVNPEDIELEDMPIHRKRAGTDPNPTELPPGSEGTIIYSGDTQYHESSRYDILPSGKKVKINKDGVWTKLGSKLMSKKSNNQSGMADEEVDAIIEQRLNGLRNEVRNSK; the protein is encoded by the coding sequence ATGAGTCAAACAGGGAGGTCAGATAACCCGACACTAGACGTGCCAAGAGCTCCTCATGCCAGGAGAAAGAGAGGCCTCTCTTTGAGATCGCAGCTATTTAACAAAACATTGATACAAAGCCAACCAACAAACCAGACTACAAACTTGAATCCGTTTGCAAGGAAAAATGGTACGCATGCTCAAACCATAGATCAACAACATTCATCGAATGAATGGGAGGGTACTTCTCGACAAACTGATTCAAAGGTGAATGATTCTGGAATTATACCGCCACAgattaatattgatgaacCAGTGGAAGATGCCGATTTTAAAAGTAACTCACCCTATATTATTCTGCAGGTTCAGTTAAGCAATTCAACAGTACACAGTACGATAAACTCTTCGAGATCTGATGAAGCTCGTAGGTTGCTCTTTGAGAAGAGGAAAAACGCAAGACGCAACATAGCTATAAAACTTCTAATTAAAGTGAAAAATCGACTATTGGGTATTAATAACTTAGAACCGACAGGTTATGGGAGAATTATACCTTTGAGTGTGAATCGTTGTAATTTGAATAGCGACTTTCAAGATGAATATTATGATGGTTATCACAAATCTTTGATCGACGAGAGAAATGGCGAGCCATATTGCAATAATGTGGTCACATCGGCGAAGTATAATGCATTTACCTTCTTACCAAAACAGTTGAAAGCACAGTTTTCTAAAATTGCTAATTGCTATTTCATGGTAGTGGCCATCATGCAGATGATCCCCACATGGTCTACTACGGGTCAATATACTACGATTGTGCCTCTATTGATCTTCATGTCGATTTCAATAGCACGGGAAGGTTTCGATGATTGGAAGAGACACCTTAacgataaagaagaaaataacaAGAAAACGACTGTTGTCAGAGAAGATGAAGATCTAAATAATTTCGATACCCACTCTATTGCAACCATCATGACGGAAACTTTGCCAGTAAATAACGCCGAAGGCAATAACATTTTTCTATCTTCCAGATCATCTGTTTCCCATTCAGAATTGACTCCGCTGTATACcgatattgatttattgaagaaatataatttaaagGAACATACAACCAGATGGAAGAATGTTAAAGTTGGAGACATTCTTAAAATCCACGAAAATGAATGGTTCCCCGCCGATGTTGTTCTTTTAGCAACGAGCGAGGAATCACAAGAGGCATACGTGGAAACTATGGCGTTAGATGGTGAAACTAATTTGAAATCTAAAAGACCGCATAACgaattatcaaaaagaatttcaaaagtTACTGGCTTGAAGAACACCAGAGCATTATTTACTGTTGAAGACCCTAATACTGATTTATACAATTTTGAAGGCCAGCTTACTATGGATGAAGAGACTTTTGCATTGGGATCTGACAATATTGCGTACAGAGGAAGTATTCTAAGAAATACTAAATCAGCTTTAGGAATTGTAACATTTACAGgtgaagaaacaaaaattaGGATGAACAACATTAAAAATCCAAGAACTAAAGCTCCCAAATTAcaaaagaatatcaattatatcGTTATATTTATGGTTTGTGTAGTGGTATTATTATCCGCATTCTCGACCATGGCTCAACGATTATTATACAAGGAGAACAAAAATAAGGCATGGTATTTATATGGGCAAGATGCTGGTGTTGCACCAACATTAATGGGCTTTATTATCATGTATAATACTTTGATTCCTTTATCGCTTTATGTTACGATGGAAATAATCAAAGTAATGCAATTATGCTTGGTTCaatatgatattgatatgtATCATGTTGAGAGCAATACTCCGGCTGATGCTAAAACGGCTACAATTCTAGAAGAGTTGGGACAGGTTAGTTATATTTTCAGTGACAAGACAGGAACTTTGACAGACAATATTATGATCTTTAGAAAATTTAGCGTGTGTGGTGTGAGCTGGTTGCATGATTTAGACGTTAAAGCTGGAATCACAGGTGATGACGTCCAAACTAAAAGAAAAGATGATTCTATGCTTCATTCGCCTACAAAATCAAGATTTCAGACAACCATCAAGGAAACATCCCAGATGGATAAAAAATCTAGTTTCCTGTCTGCGTTAGAATATCaaccaagaagaagtaCTACATCAATAGCTCGCGATAGTCTAGATATAAAATCGTTTGAATCAAATTGGAGGTCGTCAGCATTTCCAGCTAAATGCCAGGACTTGCAGAACTCATTAGCTTTGTTGAGATATATTCAATCTCACCCACACACTCTTTTTGCCAAGAAAGctaaattcttcttgttaaGTATTGCACTATGTAACACTTGTTTGCCTAAAAGAAAGCATAAGAGCAGAAGTAGAGATGAATCGAGCGATTATTTCTTGGACgatgataatattaaagaCGAAAATCTCGAATACCAAGCTTCTTCTCCTGATGAATTGGCTTTAGTACAGGCTGCAAGAGATTTAGGGTTCGTTGTGTTCAATAGacaaaataatcaattgattattaaATCATACCCAGATGGGTTCGAAGCTGATCCAATAATGGAAACATATGAAGTCCTCGACGTGATTGAATTCTCTTCGGCTAGGAAGCGAATGTCTGTTGTAGTAAAATTTCCTGAAGGTAGAATTTGTATTGTTTGTAAAGGAGCAGACAATATAATTTTAGagaaattaagaaattctGACCTAGCAAAACTGAAGGCTAAAGAgatttcttttaattctgCTGATCGTAAAACTCAAGAAGCTGATGCAGTATTACAGACTAAGTTttctaatgaaattgaGTCAAggaattcaatatcttcattaaagAGAAGTTTGCATATGCGAGGAAACACAGAACCTAATATACTTGCTTccattgataattatttgataaataatgaagaatatgaaatcGATGATATTGCCTCTAAGTCAAGGAAATCCTTACATGAGCAACAGGCCAAGCGATATAGTATTGATGTTACAAGTCACGGTAACCTAGATGTAAGTCCCGTACAGATACCAAAAGTTAAAAGTTTAAAGCAATTTATTCCAAACGATAAATTACTAGTAAACGATGGGTTTATTTTTGAGAAAACCTTGGAACATATAGAAGAGTTTTCAACCGAAGGACTTagaacattattatatgcATTTAGATGGTTAGATAAGACTGAGTATGAAGATTGGTCTAAGGAATATATCGAGGCAAAAACAGCCCTTTCTGACAGGGCCGGTAAAGTAGAAGATGTGGGAGGACGCATTGAAAACAACTTCGAATTGTGTGGTGCCACTGCgattgaagataaattacaaaatgGCGTTAGTGAGGCCATTGACAAGCTTAGAAGAGCAGGAATAAAAATGTGGATGCTTACTGGAGACAAAAGAGAGACTGCCATTAACATTGGTTATTCTTGTAGACTCATCAAAGATTATTCAACTGTTGTTGTTTTAAGTTTAGACGTTGGAAGGGAGGCATTGTCTCAACTTGTTATGTCAACAATCCATGATATACAAGGAGGAAGAATAGCTCATTGCGTAGCAGTCATTGATGGCGCTACTTTAGCCGATATTGAAAGTGACCCAAATCTTATGGCGTCCtttattgatttatgtGTACAGACTGATTCGACTATCTGCTGTCGTGCTTCGCCTTCACAGAAGGCAAACATGGTGAGTGCTGTTCgtaatttgaaaaaagatGCAGTTACTTTAGCTATTGGTGACGGTGCCAATGACATAGCGATGATTCAAAGTGCAGATATTGGTGTAGGGATTACTGGAAGGGAGGGCTTACAGGCTGCAAGGTCGGCCGATTATGCAGTTGCTCAATTCAGGTTTTTGCTAAATTTATTACTAGTAAATGGCAGATATAACTATGTCAGAACTGCAAAATTTGTTCTATGCACTTTTTATAAGGAATTATTTTTCTACCTAACCCAAgcaatttatcaaaggaATACTTTATTTTCGGGTTCTTCCATGTATGAAAGCTGGTCCTTATCAATGTTTAATACATTATTTACTTCTCTTCCGGTTCTATGTGTTGGTATGTTTGACAAAGATTTGAAACCTGCGACTTTGTTAGCAGTTCCAGAACTTTATGCAAAGGGGAGGTTGTATCAAGCATttaacttgaaaattttcatttcatGGATGGTTTTGGCAACTTTGCAGAGTGTTGGTGTATCATTTATAGCATACTATGTATGGGGATTCACTGCTCTAGAAGATAACACTACCTTTCCTTTAGGAAATTTGGTATTCAGTGCGTTGATAATTGTTATCAATGCCAAATGTGAGTTGATAGAAATGCAAAATAGGCAATGGTTAGCATTTGCAGCGTTTATTATTTCTGTCGGGGGATATGGTCTTTGGAATGTATTGATTATGGCATTATATAGAACGAAGGATTCTACAATATACTTTGTTGCCTATGGTCTTATGACCTTTGGGAGGGACCAAAGTTGGTGGGCTTCTTTGTTACTTTTGGCCACTATTCCTTTACTTTTCGATATCCTATTCAAAGTTTTTAAGTTTATCTTCAATCCAAGCGATGACGagttattcaaattgtttgagaaggatattgaaatgAGACGGTTTTTCGAGGAGGAATCATACGAGGAATTACATCAAGGATGGACATTTGTGAAGGAAGAGTCAATATGGAAAAGACGTGCAGTTCTTATCTGGAAGGCTATTTGTCaaagatttaaattatcatcCGATGAAACAGTCAACCCAGAAGATATAGAATTGGAAGATATGCCGATTCATAGAAAAAGAGCGGGCACTGATCCAAACCCAACAGAACTTCCTCCTGGCAGCGAGGGGACGATCATTTATAGTGGCGACACTCAGTACCACGAGTCATCAAGATACGATATTTTGCCAAGTGGTAAGAAGgtgaaaattaataaagacGGTGTTTGGACTAAATTAGGCTCAAAATTGATGTCCAAAAAATCGAACAATCAAAGTGGCATGGCAGATGAAGAGGTTGATGCAATCATTGAGCAGAGGTTAAATGGATTAAGAAATGAAGTAAGAAATTCTAAGTAA
- a CDS encoding DEHA2G21362p (similar to CA3328|IPF10564 Candida albicans IPF10564), producing MTHGISLSVPTVLKPTTDNATSFTTNILVVGGAYAGLSAVRSLAYHFNRRIKDPFIKSKLINSRVSITMVEPKSGLLNILGIPRAIVDVDFAKTQYISFEEFYDLKFDKVISNQPDVLQNIVTDQNTGNNEGGFEINFVHGRVTHLDENRAEYQLVESDETATINFDYVILASGRDRSWPTTPNAYTTKSYLEEMARSKHEIESNDIISIIGAGAVGIEIAGDIKHHCPNKTVNLMHPHETFPPEPLSTEFQSLTYKSLVNSGVNVYLNTRVSKESENGDLETTTGEIIKSDLNYWCHAHQNNISILSDNLRKDFVTSRNNILVNEYLQVLNKDKKLDAFFCIGDIVELPIIKSAGWAMYMGRLVANNLVSMILDNILIEPFPDLTQMPRGMVIVAGNGEIVSELSGEVELNHKGYVEEYKDYCIGKIRSTIGV from the coding sequence atgaCGCATGGAATATCGCTTTCGGTCCCCACCGTATTGAAGCCAACAACAGACAATGCAACGTCATTTACCACGAATATCTTAGTAGTTGGAGGTGCGTATGCTGGGTTATCAGCAGTTAGAAGTCTTGCATATCATTTTAACCGAAGAATAAAAGATCCGTTTATCAAACTGAAGTTGATTAATAGTAGAGTTTCGATTACGATGGTCGAACCTAAGTCGGGATTATTAAACATTCTCGGAATTCCTAGAGCTATAGTGGACGTGGATTTTGCAAAGACACAGTACATTTCGTTCGAAGAGTTCTACGATTTAAAGTTCGACAAAGTTATATCAAACCAGCCAGATGTGTTGCAGAATATAGTTACGGATCAAAATACAGGAAATAACGAAGGAGGATTCGAGATAAACTTTGTCCATGGAAGAGTTACTCATTTGGACGAAAATAGAGCAGAATACCAATTGGTTGAAAGCGATGAAACGGCCACTATTAACTTCGATTATGTTATATTAGCATCTGGCAGGGATAGAAGCTGGCCAACAACCCCAAATGCCTACACCACTAAGTCATATCTCGAGGAGATGGCTAGATCAAAGCACGAAATAGAGTCCAATGACATTATATCCATAATTGGTGCTGGTGCAGTGGGTATTGAAATCGCAGGTGACATCAAACATCATTGTCCAAACAAAACTGTCAACTTGATGCACCCGCACGAAACGTTTCCCCCTGAACCATTAAGCACTGAATTCCAAAGTCTTACCTATAAATCCTTAGTTAATTCCGGAGTCAACGTTTATCTTAATACCAGAGTTTCAAAGGAACTGGAAAATGGTGACTTAGAAACCACAACAGGcgaaataataaaatccGACTTAAACTATTGGTGCCATGCccatcaaaataatatttcaatcCTTTCTGACAACTTGAGAAAGGATTTCGTTACCTCTAGAAACAACATCTTGGTGAACGAATATTTACAAGTGCTTAACAAGGATAAGAAACTTGATGCCTTTTTCTGTATTGGTGATATAGTTGAGTTGCCAATCATTAAAAGTGCTGGCTGGGCGATGTATATGGGCAGACTTGTTGCAAATAATTTGGTCAGCATGATCTtggataatattttaattgaaCCGTTCCCTGACTTAACCCAGATGCCTCGTGGTATGGTTATAGTTGCAGGTAATGGTGAAATAGTATCTGAATTAAGCGGTGAGGTTGAACTCAATCATAAGGGAtatgttgaagaatataaagaCTACTGTATAGGTAAAATTAGATCTACTATAGGTGTATAG